The window GAGAAGCTGGTCGCAGCAGCTGAAGAGCTCAAAACCGCACTTACAAGCGGGAAGCTTGTGCTCTTCGTTGCGGCAACAAAGCAAGCGGAAGAGGGCATTCGTGCCATTGCCGACGAAGTGCAGATGCCGTACGTACTCACCCGATGGCTTGGCGGTACGCTCACCAATTTTAAGGTGATTAACAGCCGCGTGCGCAAGCTTGAGGAATTGGAAAAGATGGCAGCGGAAGGCGGTCTTGAGAAGTATCCGAAGCATGAGCAAGTGCGCATGCGTCGCGAGCTTGCAAAGATGCAGGATCGTTTCGGTGGACTCAAGCGCCTCACGCGCATGCCCGATCTCGTATTCGTCGCATCGCTTAAGGAAGGGAAGCTCGCCGTGCATGAATCACAGCGCATGAATGTTCCGGTCATTGCTATCGCAAACACCGATTCGAATCCTCGTGATATTGCCGTAGCAATCCCAGCAAACGATCGTTCGAAAATTTCTGTTGACCTGTTGCTGAACACGATTCGCGAACAATTACTCGTTCGCTAGTTGTCTCGCCTGCAGGTAGTAAGGAGGCTTATGGCAGACGATATCCAGACAATTAAGGCGCTTCGAGACGAAACTGGCCTCTCTTTCGGAGAGATTAAGAAAGCGCTTTCTGAAGCCGGAGGCGATGTAGCGAAGGCGCGCGAAGCACTCAAAGCATTTGGTGTTTCTGCGGCCGCGAAGAAGGCAGACCGTACAACAGCAGAAGGCGGCATTGGAGCTTACGTGCACACAAACGGCAAGGTTGCTGCTATGGTGCTCGTGCGTTGCGAAACTGATTTCGTAGCCCGCAACCCCGAATTCCAAACACTGACAAAAGAGCTAGCCATGCACGTTGCAGCAATGAAGCCAACGTCCCAAGAGGAGTTGCTGGATCAGGAATTTATCCGTGACCCAAGCATGAAGGTTCGCGATGCTATAACTCAAGCAGTCGGCAAGCTCGGGGAAAACATTCAACTCGATTCGTTCTCCCTGCTTGAAGTGTAATGGTCATCATTATTCTCATCGGCATTGCTCTTCTCGCGTGCGCAGGCATTGCGTGGGTCATCTCACGCAAAATCCCGTACCTCAAAAAGCTTGATCCCGAGCTTCACGAAGAGGAGCATGAAACATGGTTTCACGCCATGTTCCCAGAGGCGATACGCCTTGTGCATGCAATTCGAGCGATCCCTCTGAGGGCTATCCTCACGCATGAGCTTGAGAAGATCATGCGCGCATTTCGTGTTGCGGTGATGCGGCTCGATACGCTCAGTACGCGCACCATATCAACGCTTCGCACCATGCGCGCTCCTGGGGTTACGCAAGGGCATTTGAGCACTGACCCAGTTGCGCCGGAGAACGAAGAAGAGAAGGTGGCTGTTGAAGAGCCGGCGGTAGTGCAGCCGGTCATTGATGCGGCGGCTGTGCGGCGCGAAGAGTTGATTACGCGCGAACAGGAGCTCATTATTGCGATCGCGCGCGCTCCTAAAAATGTTGAGCTCTATGAACAGATCGGTATGGTGTATAAAGAGTTAGAGCAGCTACAAGATGCTCGTGAGGCGTTTGAGGCAGGCCTGAAATTAGACCCTGCGCATGCAGGTTTGCGGGCGCAACTCGAGTCATTAGAGCAGGGGAACACGAATTGAAGAATCGAGTAAAATACGCTATACTTCTTCGTGCTCTACGAATGCGCCGGCGTAGCTCAGTGGTAGAGCAACTGTTTTGTAAACAGTAGGTCGTCGGTTCAATCCCGACCGCCGGCTCCGCAGTTCATTACATGGGGGTGTGGTGGAGTGGTCAATCACAACAGACTGTAAATCTGTCGGCCGATCGGCCTACGTAGGTTCGAATCCTACCGCCCCCACAATGTATTTTTTAGATGCCTTGAGGCATGTAAAAAATCATCGTCGTTCTGAAGCGGTGGGATTCGAACGACGGAGCGATATCGCATAAGCTTATGCGATCGCGAGTCGGTGCCTAGCCCGAAACGTGCGACGGCACGTTAAGAGGCGAGGGCGACCTACCGCCCCCACCGTGAAAAGAAGGGAAGTATGCCGACGTAGCTCAGAGGTAGAGCAACTCCATGGTAAGGAGTAGGTCGTGAGTTCAATTCTCACCGTCGGCTCACGGTTCTAATGACCGTAATACATATATGTCACAAGACAACCTAATTCGTCTTAAGTGCACCGTGTGTAAAGAGGCAAATTACTACACGTCAAAGAACAAGAAGAAAGTAGAACGAAAGATCGAGTTACAGAAGTTCTGCTCTTCGTGCAAAAAGCGGACGATTCATAAAGAAGCAAAATTGACCGGCTAGTTTACAAAGCCTGTGCATCCATGCGCAGGTCTTTGTCATGGGGGTGTCGTTCAACGGTAGGACTCTGGTCTCCAAAACCAGGTATCCAGGTTCAAATCCTGGCGCCCCCGCCCACGAAGTGGGCGGGCAAGCCCGCAACAAAGCATAGAAAAGAATTACCCCGCCATGGCGGGGTTTTCTTTTAGTACATATCGATCTTTAGTTTTCTATTTCTTGGCTTGCTTTGTTCTATCTGTCGCAGGAGGATTTCGACATCATCTATTTTATACATCCGATAGTTATTCACAGGGTTCCGATAGGCGATGAGCTTCCCTTTTTGATCCCAGTTGCGGACTGTCAAGGGCGTTACACCGAGCAAGCGAGCTACTTCTGACACGTTGAGGAATTTTTTTGGCATCTCTGTATTCGTAGGTTTTACCTGACTTTTATGATTATAACCTATTTAAACATTAATATATAGGTTTCTGTGTAAAACATTAAACCTTATGCATTTTTTGATAGTAATGTTTTATAGCCTCATATAATTTATACATACGATTTTATTTTTCATTTCTTCTCTCACATCCTCTACAAGTCACTTTTACATATTCTCAGACATTTCTTTAAAGAAGCGATCGGGAAGAAAATTTTAAAAAAATCTTATCAACATTTTTTGATACACCCATGCTAGCATTGACTATCGGATGCCACGAGAATCGTCGCAGTTCTCGCGGACAATTCGATATCCGATACTGTATCGGATACGACGTACGAACATCTACTCTCCAGTTCTTTTCAGAGTTAAAACGCTAACGTCCCGACTTGGGGTCGGGACGTTAGGGAATGCACGGTCCTCACTCTGCTCCACGCAAAGTTTAGGACTCATCTAGTATAGCATATTTTCGCTTTTTTGATGAGTCTTTTTCGATGAACGAAACGTCACAAAAACCAGAACGAAACGAAGCACCGCAAGGTGACTTTATTTCGCTTCAAGATGCGGCAAAAATTTCTCCTTACTCGCAAGAGTATTTGAGTCTTCTTGCGCGTCGTGGAAAATTATTCGCGCGCAAGATCGATGGCCGCAATTGGTTTACAACTCGCGCGGCACTTGCAGAATACGTACGCAAACAAAGTATCACTATTGCGGTGCCGCGTGTTGGCGGTGGCGAAAGTGCGCTCTCTGTGCCCGCACATCGCGCATATCCAGAAGCAATTCTTGCATCGTCGCTCACACCAGAAGATCCTTCTGATGCTGAAGAGCTCCTTGGCCACGCTGGGCACTCAAAAATGTACGAAGAATTTGAGCGTCTCAATAAGGCTCAAAGTTCTGCGCCGGCGGCACCGGCAAAGCCCGTGCAAGCACCAGCACCACAGTCTATTACTGCGCCTGTTGTTGCCGCCGCACAACCGACCGCAGAGTTAAAAGAAGCGGCCCCACAAGTGCCCGCGTCGCCCGCGTTCGATACGCTCGTTGATTCCATGGGCCAACTGACGCGCTCCCTTTCTTCATTCGCAGATCGCGTATCACAGACACTCGGGACCTCTCACGCGCCTACACAGGATCCAGCACAACAAGAGTTCTATGCAGTTGAATCAAACACGCTACGCTATCAGTTTGACCGCATAGATGCACGCGCAAAGGGCCTCATGGGCCACACGTCCAGTATGACCGCTATCGTGGTCACGGCTATTGTGCTGATCTTTATCTTGGTTGGAGGATTCACATTCGGCCGCGCAGATGACATGCTCACCGCGGTACGCAACGCCTTTAAGGATGCGGAAACGCTTCAGGGGCATTTTCCAGGCACGCACGCAAATGAGGTGCTACTCCTTGATTCCGAAGGTAAAGTATCTATTTTTGGCCATATTGAGACTGCCGGCCAACTTCGCTCTCGTGCCCCAGAAGGAGTTGCGCCTATCGTCGTTGATTCAGTCACGAAAGTTGAGAATTTGAATGCCGACTATTTTGATAATCTTGATTCAAAAGACTTTTCGCTCGCATTTGTTACAAAAAACGGGAACATCACCTATGATGACGTCTTCCTCGAAGGTGCTGTAGAAGTTGGCAAAACGCTTACGGTAAAAGGCGCCACCAAATTGTTGAGCTCTTTGGATGTGTACGGCCAGCTTGGAGTATGGAATAACGCCGTTTTCGGCAAAGATGTCACGCTCACAGGCGGCTCCCTGAACGTCCAGAAGGGTGAATTACTTGTTGGACAGGGCAATGTAGGCATCGGAAAAGGCGATGTGGTCATCGAAGAAGGCAATCTTCGCCTTGGACAGGGCACAATTGAGATTCGGAACGACACGATGATCGAGAATTTGAACTCTGAGTACCTCCAGGGGCTGACTCCTGATGACTTTGATCTCGATTTTGTGGTGAAAAAGGGGAACAGCACGAACCGCGTTGCCTTTTTCAATGGCGGTCTCTATGGCGGTGACGGCTCCTTCTCTTCGCTCGGCGTATCGGGCGACGCATCATTTGGCGATCAAGAAGACAAGAACGCAAGTCTTTTCACGGTGTACTCACGCTATTTCGGTGTTGATGAAGTCGGAAACCTGCGAGCTTCCGGTATCGCAAGCGTCGGCGGGCTCGTGGTGAATGGCTACGTTGGTTCAGATCTCACGCCTTCTCGCTCTGCATACTACGATCTTGGCACATCTTCGAACCGCTGGAACACGATTTTCGGCACCACCGCTTCGCTTTCTGGCTCTATGGAGCTCGGTGGACCGCTCTACTTGCCCGACGGCACGGCAAGTGAGCCTTCTCTGACCTATGACGCAGACCGCGACACGGGGCTGTTCCGACCAGCAACGAATTCACTGTCGATCACTACCGGCGGCACAGAACGTGTACGTGTCGACGCGACTGGCAACGTTGGTGTAGGGACGACTGCGCCACGCACGCAACTCGATGTTGCAAACTTCAGTCCCGTAATACTCGCGTCGGCGAGTATTAGTGGTCAAGGCTTTGCGGCGGCTGTGCAGGGCCCCTATGCATACATAGCGAATTATGGGGCTGGTGTCATGAATATCTTTGATATTTCAAGCGCTTCGGCACCCGTGGAGCTAAGCTCAATTGCACCAAGCGCAGGGTCGTTTCCGCGTTCGATCGCCGTACAAGGGCGCTATGCCTATATGGGCATGGGAGGCGGACGGGTGCAGATTTTTGATATTTCAGATCCGAGAAATCCGCGCCGACTTGGGAACATCGCATCTCAAACAGGCATTTCTCTCACTGTGCAGGGCAGATATCTCTATGTCATGGATGGTTCGGGGCTCTCGATTTATGATGTCGCGGACCCAAATACGCCAAGGCTTACAGGGTCGCTGTCTGTCGGTTCAACAAATACCGGCATCACGGTACAGGGGAAATTTGCGTATATCACCGCATATTCTGGCGCGACAATGTATGTCGTGAATATTGCCAACCCTACCGCGCCCTTCTTAGTGGGCTCTGTGGCAACACAGGCGAACCCATTTTATATAGCGGTACAGGACACTTATGCATATGTTACTACCGGGAGTGGGGCATTACAGGTTATTGATATTTCAAACCCAAGCGCGCCAGCAGTTATTGCTACGGCCTCTATAGGAGGCAGCGTTCGTTCTCTCTCCGTTCAAGGTGATTATGCCTATGTCGTTGGGGGTACAGATATGCGGGTTATTGATGTCTCCCGCCCCACAAATCCAAGCGTTGTTGCTACTACGACCACACATACGAGCGCGAACTTTATTACGACACAGGGGAGGTTTGCTTACGTTGTTAATGGAACTTACGCCACGAGCGGAGGTAACTCAAGGCTTTCTGTGTATGATCTGGGTGGTGCATATATTCAGCAATTTGAGGCTGGCGGCATTCAGGCAAGCGACCTTGCAGTGCGTCGGAATTTGCAAGTAAATAATGATATTAGCATTCGTGGTGGTGCGATGATCGGAGCTGGGCTCCATGTCACGGGCCCAATGGCAATTACCGCAAGTAGTAGCTCGGCTTACGCTTCTTTTGTGGTAAATCCAAACGGCAACGTCGGCATCGGCACCACCGCCCCCATGACCCGCCTTGAAATCCAAGGCACTGCATCTGCTTCATATCTTCTCACCTCTGGCTCTCTGCAAGTAGCCAACGGAGGT of the Candidatus Paceibacterota bacterium genome contains:
- the tsf gene encoding translation elongation factor Ts; amino-acid sequence: MADDIQTIKALRDETGLSFGEIKKALSEAGGDVAKAREALKAFGVSAAAKKADRTTAEGGIGAYVHTNGKVAAMVLVRCETDFVARNPEFQTLTKELAMHVAAMKPTSQEELLDQEFIRDPSMKVRDAITQAVGKLGENIQLDSFSLLEV
- the rpmG gene encoding 50S ribosomal protein L33, which translates into the protein MSQDNLIRLKCTVCKEANYYTSKNKKKVERKIELQKFCSSCKKRTIHKEAKLTG
- a CDS encoding tetratricopeptide repeat protein — translated: MVIIILIGIALLACAGIAWVISRKIPYLKKLDPELHEEEHETWFHAMFPEAIRLVHAIRAIPLRAILTHELEKIMRAFRVAVMRLDTLSTRTISTLRTMRAPGVTQGHLSTDPVAPENEEEKVAVEEPAVVQPVIDAAAVRREELITREQELIIAIARAPKNVELYEQIGMVYKELEQLQDAREAFEAGLKLDPAHAGLRAQLESLEQGNTN
- a CDS encoding helix-turn-helix domain-containing protein, which codes for MPKKFLNVSEVARLLGVTPLTVRNWDQKGKLIAYRNPVNNYRMYKIDDVEILLRQIEQSKPRNRKLKIDMY